The stretch of DNA gttcacctgggggtactgcaaatgcgtAGCAACAAAACAACTCCAGATTCTAGGGAAAAGGAGCTCCAGGCTTCCAAAATCATCAAAGGCAATAATTTCAACCTCAACAATCCAATCAGCCTGGGTTAGAAGATCTGATGAAGTTCTTTATTATCAAGACAGATAAGAGGTTAGATTCTCATGGTGCatctatcaaagaacttggcacaAGGCTGCGAAACTTagagaagcaagtgggacaaattgccaCCATATTGTCTGAAAGGATCCCAGGTACTTTGCCAGttgatactgaaagaaaccccAAGAAGACGGTAAATGTTGTAACTCTAAGAAGTGGACAAATAGTGAAAGAGCCCACCCCTATCCATAAAGAGGTGGTATTTGAAAAAGAAAGTAGGGATCAGCTGAAAAAttaagttgataagaagaagaaaggcgaGAAGGgaactgagaaaaagaagaaggaagagaatTCAAGAAGGGATGAATATGAAGAGAGTAAGCACATGCttgctttaccttttccccaaaagattTATAGAGAGAAGCTGtacaagcaatttgagagatttctggatatgctgaaaCAAGTTCATGTAAATTTGTCATTCACAGAGGTGCTctcccaaatgccagcttatgcaaaatttttgaaggaaatcctgacaaagaagagaaagatagaagaAACATCAatagtcaagctcacagagcattgcaatgCAATCTTgcagaacaaactcccacaaaagcgTGGAGATCcatggagttttactataccttgctctttaggcactattaaatttgataagtctttatgtgattctgctgcctcaattaatctaatgcctttgtctatttacatgAAGCTGGAGAGTGAGATTGTAGAGATATGGTAGGTACCAATATCTTTGTAGTTGGCTGACTAAACAACTctgatacccgaggggatagtggaagatgttttagtacgggtagataagtttgtatttcctgtagactttaAATAGTGAATATAGAGGAGAATAAAGAGGTCTCTCTCATCTTAGGAAGATCATTCTTAGCAATGGGCAGAGCAATGTTAGACATACACGAGAGaagactcatgcttagagtgggtgaggagactgtgacttttgagatAAATGTAGAAACGGGGGTGAAGAATGAGAAGCCAGTtacaagtgttgagtggaaactGAAGAGCTCGAAAGAAAAGGCTGCAATGAGTGGAaatgataagtgtggggtgtaccccaagaaggctgagaagaagctgtctgcatggatgtgtacATTAGTTCGGGCGTgtagaatggagcccgacttcgactcagaccccgactgaaaattcagggaagtttccttcaccttatgctttttaattatgtgtcatggggacatgccacaacttaaagtgtggggtgggggatatttgtatgttgtatgtatattagtcTTAGTTTTTGTTTGTTAATTTTAGTAGTTtgaaagaaaaaatgaaaaataaaaccataaaaatttaaaatttttgacttttcccgacgatggatatcattcgacaggtttcttgagggattaaagtcgaaaggaagagacaaaaagattttcttttgtagttagtgtaataattccctcttggtttttctttgtgccgcaattcttttccaagggttttatttgaaccaggtgtagttagtttttggtTTTGTAGaatagtaggaaaccttgtgctgtgaTTTCAATTAAAAGTAATATCTCTTGActctattataccttgagaataatGAGTGCTTTAGCTGTGACGCTTAGGCtaagtttttgactcttgtataagtaccttaaagtgtatgatcttaactttgcttaactgctttgactaaagTGTCTTGATAGTTTGATCTTGAGTGAGTTAGGtaccatgtgtgtgtgaggttttgtgtattttgtgcattgcatttgatatctagaacttgtcctgtgtgtttgcaaagcgaaatagtagtgtTGTTCAGGcttggaagtgatttaggcatttctttgttgaactaATTATATGctcttacccacctaattgttatgtatcttagttaacccctttgagcttgtaatcttgtttctttggcaaccacattacaagccttacccatttgttgtgaattgaccatctatttgaacctttatCCTCTAGTGAGTacttaaatttgttatgaactttgtaaaatttgaagtgtggggtggttggtttggcttttgagtggaactaatgaaataaggagaaaggtgcactgtattgaaaaagtaagagccacttgaattgaaaaggaaaaaaaaatattgtatgattgtgcaaaatattccATGATAGTAGTAAATCTTGAtttaattgtgcttaaagaagttgagagttaatgtatattgatgtaaaggtggagttatggtttgacataagtgtggggttttgaacaatgaaatgtatgtattaaagtgcctaggaggtgtagtcactcttatatttAAAGGTATCCGGCCCATCCCGCATCTTACATTACatccaattaaagtcctacttgatccttgactgattggactcaattagtagagtagtacactacgggcaagcctatggtgcatcttttgtggcatatgaatgttgtttctgagagtgagtgaattctttataTCTTGCGTTCCTAATTATCTTTTATTGTGTGAGGAACTACTCTATATTGTtatgtgagggcacatgattcacAAAggaaggtaatgtcgttgacctctatgttagagtaagtgagtaggTTGTGAAAAATACGTGAtacttttgagtcaaattttgaggctaTGATGTTACgttattgtgcttaatctattttaaatattcttggtttgatgagttatgagagttgtttaaaacgGTCGTGTctttatgaagtgtagtttgattactcgaggacgagcaatgatttaagtgtggggtgttgatggtaggctataatctcgtattttagtcacttattgcactctaatttactgcactttaattgaatttgagctttaatcgctagtgttctgactagttgtgtattttatgcctggtaggaggattccgagctatgtagatattgcagaatgaatttgagctatttggagctttgaagtctgagtaaaagcccaagggattaagccgggatcgtgttcgggggtcgaggaccaagtctggatgtcataATCGAAGCAAAATCCGTATCTGAGAAATTTGCACTAATGCGACGTACTATGCGACACACTGTGTGACGCGCTAGTACAAATCCTGATGCCTATGAATTGTTGAGCTCTGTAAAGTTTCCCACTGCCGCCCCGcctggcgcgtcgccccatgcggcacgcCTGTACAAATTTTACAAAGTAATTGTCCTAATTCGCGTAGGAAAAGGTGGTTTTATTTGGGCCTGactctacttggtataaatacatgtaaaaatattATGTTTAGGACTTTTGActcatctaagacctaaggaggttaaggaggaggtggagaagcaaaagcacaaggaattcatcattcaatcctcactcaagacaagagtttggatcgttttatgtttttctttactttaaacatatttgtgatgaattactccatatccatggagtagttccctttagtgtttgatggatttggtgttttgatatttgtttgtggattataactctagttttttatgtattgaatcattttggatgttttatatagttgcatctatattcacatgtttatgtaatcgagagaggcataacttgtgatatctttgcattatctgtttggttgaattcattaactcttcttagtaatcgaaagaggctagttgaactgctgattaaacctagttaggaggataatcgagagaggttctcctaaaaaccaatccactacgaagtcgtgcatatcttcaccgagcttacattggttcatattgtgaggttgagacttaatcgagagaggagtttttactaaacgtttgaactaataattgagtgagttcGAGAGAcgcacttgaacattagaagtgaattaactagaatTAAATCCCAATCatttatcttgcacatatccaatcaatccctattttctcccattgatatcttctttgcttatttttgttttgattgtcattcgtcaattagctttagattcttagttaattttagtttttaatcacataattctaaactattgattatcttggatagcaatctagctacaaagtacgataatactgtttaactccaatccatgtggatacgatattatattatactatattcgattAGCGAGCATATTATAGTGTGTGTTTTGCATTCGTCAATTTTGATGAGAATAAAGAAGTTTACCTCGTTCGCAGAAGTACTTACGACGCGAGAGGACGTGGATATCTCAGAGATATTAAATATTCGTCAATTCTTCCCCAAAATAAGAATTCTAAATTGGAAGTTTTTTAACTTTAAAGTCTCTAGCCTCAGTCCTATTCAAGATAATTAATATACCTTGTCTTAAAGCTCGCTTTCCGGCCCACAAATTtgttctaaagcctcaactcagtgccgaacaatccaaaactagccaaatgttatataaattagtcaatacatgttcaaaagttcataatttaactattacccaacccaaatcagaagattcctaaaattcacccctcggcctacgtgcccgaattccaaatttgtttgaagataattgttacccataacctcacgaactcaaatatataattttcacccaattctataactattttcgtgggtaaatcccatttttatcagaaacctagatttttcaactaaacccataattttcacaattttacatgttagaatatacccataatctatgtatttaacttacattgtgtaggaattacttaccttcaattgCTAGGTggaaatctgtcacgacccaaaacctagcccgtcgtaatggcgcctaactcaatactaggcaagccgacaatctcaataaatcacatatcttttaaatacgAAAACATAATGACTAATTTCAGCGGAAGAAAATCTcataagtacaaatataaatactcccaaaacccggtgtcaatgggttcatgagcatctaatatgaatacaagtctagaaaatatggtctataatagcctgagaccaaatacagtaaacaaggagatagagaaggagagacaaggtctgcggaacatggcagctacctcaaaatctcctgaaaatcaactgcgcgaaaggatcaatacccgctatgtccgggaacacttggatctgcacacgaagtgcagggtgtagtatgagtacaaccaactcagcaagtaacaataataaataataaactgaaGATAGAAACGAGCTAcatagttatggttcatttccagtaattccagcaaaaaaTATACATGCTGTCAAATCTGGcaatttaatgtcaaatcaatttttatacagttcatgttcatgtaatccgtagataaaaatctttcagagatttcacagcaaggacagatagcaactaagtgcaacaacaaataaaaatcaagtacaacctctgagaacaacaatcactcactaggctcccagtCCTCatctcccagccctcatcactcactctcaatgggtacccgcgctcactggggctgtacagactccggaggggctcctacagcccaagcgctataatctgctcggacaactcacgtgccataatataaatatctgtatccgcacgaccaactcacgtgttgcacggccaactcatatgctattataatataaggatccgcacgaccaactcacgtactgcacggccaattcacgtgctatagtataatataaggatctgcacagccaaatcacgtgttgcacggacaactcacgtgctatgatctcaatatctcacaatcaggccctcggcctctctcagtcataaatctctccagtctctcgggctttcattaatcatgaaatcagctcaaacaacaatgatatgatgtatcaataataataacagagagtgagataaaatgtgcaagtaaaaactgagactgagtacatatagcatttagcaggcaattcaacaagtacgcgacctctgttggtcccaacagtactatcacatagcctaagcatgatttctaacatgatttacagtcaaatttttatcaacgcatagagagcatatagctaactaaaaattattcaactttacagtttcctgggatggaccaagtcacaatcccctcggtgcacgcccacacgcccatcactagcatgtgcgtcacctccaaaataatcacatgataccaaaattcggggtttaataccctcagggccagatttaaaactgttacttacctcagagcgtgaaattctttactctgctatgcctttgcctcgtaaaTCGATCtatgaatgcctcgaatctagtcacaaataattcgtttcagtcaataaaatttattggaattaattccataagaaaaagcaaattttccataaaaattcgaattttagctcaaaaatcgcccgtggggcccacgtctcagaactcgacaaaagttataaaatccgaaagtccattcaaccacgagtctacccataccaattttactaaattctgacctcaactcgactcttaaatctacaaatcttatttccaaatttctaagttccaatctccgatttacacctcaaaatcaagTAATCTAGTCgtattattcgatgataattcaacattatggagtaaaaatgatcacaagggacttaccttaagttttccttgaaaatttatcaaaaattgcctctcctcaagctccaatttggcaaaaatggcgaatgggacgaagtccctatttttataattctgcccagacaacctcggttctgcctcgatcttggccttcgatcgaggtcctcgatcctagccctcgatcatggtcctcgatcctggcccttgaTCCAAGGCCTCGATCGTGACTtcaaccctgccttcgatcgtggccctcgaccctgggctcgatcatggcttcgatcgtggcccgcgaccctgggctcgatctgggaTCGATTCTAGCAggttctgggctcgattctgagagatttctgggctcgaatctggcagaagaaattcccaacataaggaaattgcagtagctgttgtagttcaatatttttgatccgttaaccatacgaaacttacccgaggccctcgggaacaaatataccaacaagtcctataatctcatacgaacttagtcgaatcctcaaacaatgctaaaaccatgaattacgtcccaattcaagcctattgaactttgaaatttctaatttctacaaataacgccgaaacctatcaaatcacgtctgattgacctcaaattttgcacacaagtcataaatgacataacatacctattaaaattttcagaatcaaattttgaccctgatatcaaaaagtcaacccctcggtcaaacttcccaaaaatttaactttcggcatttcaagtctaattcctctatggacctcaaaataatttttcggacacgctcctaagttcaaaatcatcatatgaagctactggaattatcagaatttgaatccgaggtcgtttacacataagtccccATCCGggcaacttttctaacttaatattttcaattatgagattaagtgtctcatttcactctaaatttcttccggacccgaaccaactaacccagtaaGTCTTAAAACGATTgtgaagcataaattgagtagt from Nicotiana tomentosiformis chromosome 11, ASM39032v3, whole genome shotgun sequence encodes:
- the LOC138902047 gene encoding uncharacterized protein → MAKKIWKLTLASVQSENHATCDIFGRGHPTHECHASTEEVNNMGNYNFNAIGQKHPDFSWSSPGDKRLDSHGASIKELGTRLRNLEKQVGQIATILSERIPGTLPVDTERNPKKTKKGEKGTEKKKKEENSRRDEYEESKHMLALPFPQKIYREKLYKQFERFLDMLKQVHVNLSFTEVLSQMPAYAKFLKEILTKKRKIEETSIVKLTEHCNAILQNKLPQKRGDPWSFTIPCSLGTIKFDKSLCDSAASINLMPLSIYMKLESEIVEIW